The window cataccaacCTATATCATGTGAGGTCGCAAAAATTCAGTTCGTCAAGGTTTGATGAATAATATTCTTTCCTTGCAAATGTTTTATAGTAAGAGGATGACGATTAactactttttttatatattttaagttttattaaTAGATTATCCTGTATAATTATCGCGACCCGTTCTGCTATGACCAAATTTTTCCTGTTCCCGCGACCCGCGATCGTGATCGTGATCGCGACAGCGGTTTTGCACCATGGGAAGAAGTCAAGGAAAAAGAAGTAAGCCATTACCTAGACAACAGAAACCAAAAAGGTACCTCAAATCTTCCTGAAAATCACTCCATTGCTTGATCTTTTCGGAGTTTGTTTTGCTGAGATTTTCCTCATTTGTAATTTCAAATCATCATTCCAAATTGACCTAACAAATCTAACTGTAAAAGAAGTAAATACGTAAGGATCAAATTCATAGACAAAGAATTAATCAAAGAAAGCTTAATTTGATTTTAAGGATTATATATAGAAATTCCAGTTTTGCAACCAATCTTTctcaaaatctttaaaattttgtacCAAACTAAGAGCAAAGAAAAGACTAGAAGTTTGATAAACAAGAATTGCGCAGCAAAAGCACACCCAACGCCAGCTGAAACAATTATAGGACAACTATGGTGAtaatttctttccttttttaaCTTTTGTGGTCTCGTGAATGTCATTCCCCGTCAATTGGAGCATATCATTTATTCTTATTGCCTAATgtcaattatatttaatattaatgctCTGTATATTAATCATCGGGGAAAATGGAGGTGCACATACTTTATAAGCCAGGAAGATACCAAATAACTGTGGGAGGAAGGGCTCCAATtacttataaagtgtgtacaccatctttaatttatcgatgtgtGATAAATCATCCAACAGAAGAGAATGTGAATTTTGTGATAATGAGCTACCCAATTCCTAAGCTAAATAAACCAACTCAAGCTCAAACAACAGAACTTATCCATTATTCTTCCAATAAGAATGTGGAAGCTTGTAAAACTCCAGCAAAATATCAAAAACCATTCACCGACTCACAGTAATGTCCATTTGCAAATAATTCCTCACCAAACAACTTCGGATGTTAATTCAACAgccataatataataaaatgatcaaaatgaagaacaacaaatataacaaaataattgGCAGAATTGCGAAATCATATGCAGAATAAGTAGTTTttcataaaagaaattaataatcACTAAAAATTAAGTATAACAGAAATAGATAATAGATTCATCATAAAATCACAATTGCTCGAAAAGAAATCCCTCAATAAGGACATTTGAATCCACTAAAACTTTATTCCATTGTAACAAGTACAACAGACAACTTAAAACATACCGCATTCGTGACATCGAAGCAATGTTCTCCTTCAACGTGATCACAAAGCTTACACAATTCAACGTTGACATAGCAAAATGGACAAGCAGTGAAATTCTTTGCATCATCATTTACTTGTGAATCATCCAACACAAATCTATTTCTTGTCAATTATTAGAAACACAATGAATCAATTTGTTATCTCTTTGAGATTTACTTTAAGTGAAGTTGTAGTCGAAGATGTAACATTAAGTCATTAATAATCATATTTGGATCATATATGTTCCAACTGTTATCAAGTTTGGTTTAGATATTtccatcaccaacaagaccgAATGATTTACCATCACCTGACACCAACAAATTCCTTCCCTTTGAGATTTACCTTCCCTTTGAGatttaccatcaccaacaagacgcgctttatagcgctcaaaagaaccatcGGACTTGGTCTTGACACGAAACACCCACAAAGACCGAATGATATTAGCATTAGGAGGACGAGGTACCAAATCCCAAGTATGATTCACAATAAAGGCATCAAATTCCTCTTGCATAGCTAACTTCCAGTTCGGGTCACGAAAGGCATGAATAGGAGATTTGGGTAAAGGTGAAAAAAAAACAGATAAAGCTTGGGAGTAGCATTTAggattgggtttgaaaatacCATGTTTACTACGCGTAACCATGCCGGGTGGTGAGGATGGAGTGGTAGTGGAGTAGGAAGAGGAGGAAAAAAGGGAGGGATGGACTGGGCTGCATGAGGCAGGCCCAGTAGAGGAGGGGGAGAGATGAGAGGTGTGGTTGGTGACTGGGCCGGAAACTGGAGGAGGCCCAGTAGAAGAAGACAGAGGGCAGAGAGAGGTAGGAGCTGGGCTCAGCGCTGGCCCAGTTGACAGAAGAGGTTGAGGAGGGGAGGTATGTGGGCTGGACTGCGGAAGCTGGGTAGAAGTTAAGGGATTTGTTGGGCTAGGAGTAGGATCAGGCCCAGTAGGAGGAGGGTTAGTATGGGCTGTTTTAAGCAAATGAAGGGGGATATTATCATCTAAGAATTGGTAGTTTTAGGAAGGAGATTGAGAAAAAGCAAAGGTGGCCTCGTCAAATAGAACATGTCgagatataatgattttacgAGATGTGAaatcatagcacttgtaacctcTATGAGAAGAGGGATATCCTAAAAAGACACATGGAGTAGAGCGGGGTTGGAGTTTGTGAATAGTAGTAGAgggaaaaaaaggaaaacataaacacccaaaaacccggAGATGAGTATATGTAGGAGACTTACGATATAGTAAATGAGTGGGAGTGAGATTATCAAGAAGTTTAGAAGGAAGGATATTAAGGAGATAAGTAGCCGTgtttaaggcgtgaggccaaaaagacgGAGGAAGAGAAGCATGACATAATAGAGTATGAATGATGTTATTGATGGAGCGGATTTTGCGTtcggatttgccattttgagaagatgtgtaaggacaagaaaaacgaagAGTAATACCCCGATTAGTACAAAATTGATGaaacatattattgtcaaattcacccccGTTATTACATTGGAAAGATTTTATATTAAGCTCAAATTGGGTATTAACAAAAGTATTGAAATTCTCAAATacatcataaacttgagatttgcgaaataaaggaaaagttcacaaaaaattagtataattattaagaaaaagaaCATAGTATTTATATCCTGATGGACTAGAAATAGGAGATGTCCAcaaatcactatgaataatatcaaaaggtttAGTACTCATAGACATtgaattaacaaaaggtaattAAATGTGTTTCCCcaaaggacaagaatgacaaacaaaatgagGATCTTTAGTACATTGAATTAAACGAGAAGAATACAAGGAATTTAAAACCACATTGCCCGGATGTCCTAAATGGGAATGTCAAATACTACAAGAGAAAACGGAAAAAGCCGATAATGTGGAAGATGAAGGAGTAGCTCCATGTGTGGATGGAAAAGGATAAAAATCACTCGTGCTATTAAATCTTAGAACGATGCTCCCCGTGGCCAAATCCTTTACAGAAAAcccaaaaggatcaaattcaacgGAAACCATATTATCATGAGTGAACTTACGAACGGAAATAaggtttttaataagtttaggtgcatgtaagacatttttgaGAGTAAGGGATTTTTGGGAAGAAGGTAACGAAATATGTCCGTGACCAAGAACTGGAATTAAGTTACCATTACCGACAACAATAGCATTATTGaattgatgctttaaaggaaaataaggaagTGAAGTACCTTGAGAGCGAGTCATGTGGGACGTGGCACCAGTATCCATATAAAAGTGTTCATCCGGAGTAGACAAAGAAAGAGTGTTCATAGCATGATCGATGTTCGTAGAAATATAATTCATAGAAGTATGAGTCCCGGTGTGATAACTTTGTGCCGGACGTGGGCCAAGAAGACCATCAGAATACCCATTGTTTGAAGAAGGAGGAACCCAAGATGTATTAGGAAAGGGGGCAGCAGGCTGGGCCCAATTGTTGCCGGCCCAAGATGGCCATCTAGAAATTGGGCCAGTCATGTGTCTGTTGGGCCGAGAGTGAGGAAAAGAGCTGGGCTGGGAATAATGCTGCTGCCAAGAGCTATTTGCACTAGTGGAGCCGTGGTGGCTGCCACGGTGGGTCCGGCCACCACGATGGTGGGAAGGGCCACAATGGTGAGATTGAGCGGAATTTTCAGAAAAAGTACCTTTGTTTGTGGTGATAAGAGCCGAATCTTGAGCGGGATGAATTTTAGTGGGAGATGCCATGGAGGAGAAAGAATAAAGAGAAGaagtaagagaaaaaaaaatggcgGCAGCTTGGGAGGAGAAGCTGGCCGGCTGCAAGGGGAAAGAAAAACGAGGGTCGGGATCAAAAAActaagcttctgataccatgtaagaatGTTTTAGGTTCATTCTCATTAGGAATAATGTTAATATATACAAGGTTACAAACTATATTTTAGGAAACTAAaaattttcctaatattctacataatcatAAAGATTTAACAAAATGTGCTAGTAATcaaaaagatattattctaCTATATTCTAAGAGCATCTAATTAGTTGAGAATACAAATCATTGCattagcatataaaatgttataCATGTATAAAATCCCAGACTCACTATAAGGTGAtatcaaaactcaaaaaaatattactagaCTATAAGCATTGATTTTAACATTCGTGGTGACAAGCATAACATAATTAAGTTAACAATAAACATACTTAACCATGACggaaaaagacaatatgttgtaCAGACATGAATAATTTACAAGCTCCCTCCCTTCAAGTATTCAAACAAGTTTTCcaaactaaattttgaaataGAAATATAATAAGCTCTTACACCTACTTACTACACTAAAATGCTTACTTACAAATTGATGGCTCAAAAGACTCAACATAAGCATCTACAACCATGCATAACCAATCAAATCAATAGTAAAACAAAGTTTATCGCAAAAATACGGTCAAACATCCATACAATCAATTTATCAAACTTTTCATTTACACATATAGGCTTCTCTTAAAGTCTTTTTGACTGATCAGATTGAATCTCATAATGATTTCTCAATATGGTGCACAAAGATAAAGACGGTAAAAGATATCACAAGATAAGTGATACCTGAAACAACATCgtcaacaaaatcaaataaggGACTACAAAAGGTGGATGAGAATTAACCTCTAACATAGTACCACTATCACCGTATACCAAAGTTGTAGTGTCAGTTGAAGAATACAAGAAACTCATATCCTCATATGTAAAACCCCTAAATTTTCGACccttaaacaaaaccaaaatcgTAAAGGACGAGCGAAAATTCAGgtgttattaaaaacaaaataaaaataaaactaacaaaactaAACAATTCTAAACGACTTGATGAAAGATCTTTTTGATATTTCATTTTTCACGCAGtttaatgtaataattcaatcctaaatacctttaattatgtatgataaaaaaaattgatattaataacttTTGCATCAAAATGAACTAAataagatcttacttgactatgttttaacttatagattaaaaatcaaTCATAGGGTGATGAATTAGTTGTACAATATTTCTAATATTGCAAGTTATTGAgaacaaaagaaatatatttcaaccctaataaacaaaataaaagatcaaaaataaatttagaatTTTGGTTAATTTAGCCCAGCCAAAATTTGTTCCAAATATTTTTCTCATTGTTAATGGGAATCTCTTTAGGAATATGGTACAAAAGACTATAAAACTCAAACTTTTGTAATGTTTTATGAAAAAGATAAGTATTTAAATTGAAAGACTATAAAACTCAAACTGTTGTAATGTTTTATGAAGAAGATAAGTATTTAAATTGATCTGTTTTAATGTAAATCAatgtaataataacaaatatttataacgaaaaattatcataaataatgCAATCTTTcgttaattttcctataataatatcaatttttcactAACTATAAATAACACCAACTTAGAGGGATTTTTTCCTTGAATAATgccaactttattttattagctaatttatcattttttttgtcatatgaTATGCTATAGTTTGATCTTTAACATGTTTGGGATATTTTAGATAAAAACTTCTTtaagttgattttatttatagttaattaaaaattggtattattttatgaaaataaggaaaaaggttatattatttttggtaattttttcttatttttaatgattgtatttgattgtaattatcaaataaaaaatacttattattttaacaccttttaaaattacAACACACTAAAATAATGTGTACCAATTAAATCAAAAAGttcttgaaaaataaattagatactttaagaataatttacgaattacaaccttaaagttTTGCATTTTTACGAATAACAGCCTCaatgtttaatttttgtaaattacagtcatcaaaatatcaaagtttacaAGTTCAGGCCAAAAACACAAACTCCcaccacttaacctaaaataccgaccaccaaaatggttggatttttgtgttttagcttgaacctgcaaactttgatactttgatggctgtaattcacaaaaaataaatattgagactgtaattcgcaaaagtgataaactttaaggatgtaattagcaaattattcataatttattactccctccaattcagcactaactCTCATTTGCTTTCTAGAcactatttatcttttattcttaatttgtattttattattaatctataagttaaaacatagtcatgtgggatcttgtttgattcgtctcaatgtaaggattattcatatcaactttccataatttttaatgatacacaattagagatattaaggattgaataaatgcattggataaagtgcataaagtaaatgagacattagTAATGAATTGGaggaagtattaaaaaaaaggtATGGTAACATTTATattaggggtgtttggcaaaataatttattgagcaattttagcttatacTGATACAAATAGATGCTTGGGTGGTCAAACCAACTAATCTTAATATTTGGTGAACTATctatttgaaataaattattgataaaattaaattgttctTGAACAAGTTGTTCATAATAACTGGttcaaaatcaattaattaaactagttaataaaataaataaatcaaatcaGCCACTATATTCAGTTATCAGTCGTTTTGTCACATACCTGGTTATATAGGGCAAACTTAAATAGATACATCAAATATACTCATTCCTATTTTACCCGTTagtcttattttttttgtcactattcacttattacactttatttaaatattattcttaaactataaattaaaatgtagtcatgtgagattttgttattaatttatctcaacataaatattattgatattaatttattataatttttaattaagaacaattagaaatattaattaattacactTTAACAAATGCAAAAACTAAATGATAACTAACGGGTTGAAggtaatacttcctccgttccattttagttgctacatttgcatgggcacgggtattaagaaaagtgattgacttacactgtagctgattgtttactttatagagtatagtattttattattgttaattgaaaaagaaaaaggaaaaataggttgttaggttactttatagagtataatatagtttttattatagagtatagagtatagagtaggataaaaataggagtaggtagaactttaaatgattgttttattactaaaaaagaaaatgtagcaagtaatatgaaattgtcaaaaatagaaaatgtagcaagtattatgaaacggaggaagtatatgttttGGTGAAAAGTCTTTCGTGTTCACTTTCCCACctccatcttcatcttcatccatAAGCACAGAAAACAAGGAAAACCAGAAGACTATATTTTCCTTAAAATAATCCCACCATACATTAATTCAGAAATTTTGCGTTGTATTTGCAAACTCTTCCATGCCTTGAAAAGTATTTCTTTACACTTCCATTGATATAAAATATTGCTTCAATTATTCAACCAAGATATTATTTTTCTTCCCAAAGACCCAGCCccaatttaaataatatattttaatcttCAATTATTTCTCTATCTTACTCTTTATTGTGCTAGTTTTCTCTGAATCCCAATCACCCAACATAAAATACAACTATCTTTTTCAATACAATTGTTTACAATTTGTTCTTGCTTGCAAGTAAAGAGAATCCCcatttttcttttaactttCACCCTTTCATCATCTTTACAAGAATCCATCTTTCTTATAAAAACTCAACCCTAATGGCTTCTATAGCATCAATCCCTCAAACCCAACTCTTTATTAAAAAACCCATCTCAAGTTTTAAACAAATTATCAATACATCTCATAAAGTTTCCATCATTAGAAGGAATTTCAATCATAATTTTGCAGCAATGGTTTTgggtaaaattgaaaattcCAAAATGAAATTCAAGGCTTCTATGATGACTACTTCAGCTGAAGTCAAGAAAGGGTTTGTGGAAGAAATGAGAAGTGTTGCTATGAAATTGCATACAAAAGAGCAAGCTCCTAAAGAAGGAGAGAAAGTGGCAAAAGGACCAGAAGAGAAGTCTCCTGCTAAGTGGGACCCTACTATTGAAGGGTACTTGAAGTTTCTTGTGGATAGTAAGTTGGTTTATGATACTTTGGAGAGGATTGTTCAGGAAGCTCCTATTCCTTATTGTAAGATTTCCctcttttatctgatttttcattttttttttttgccattgtTGAAGTTGATTGATTGTTAGTTTAATTGGAATGATGAAGTTTAATTGTACTACATCATATAACAGTAATTCTTGGCCAATAATATGCTTTAACTTCACCTGTTTCAATACTTGGTGCTGCTTTAGTCTTATCTTAGCTAATGCCTTTCTAATCAAAAAAAGTTATGAGCTATATGTTATAGATCAGACAGGAGGACTCGTCCCAAAAGACTAGTCTAGTAGGCGAGGGAGTATGTTTGATCTATAAGCCTCTTGTTAGCTGTAAATACCTTACAATGGTCTCAAATCCATTACATAGTATTTACATGTTAGTTTTGAGGTCTATACATGTAGTTAACAAGTTGCTATAAAGAGATTGGAAGAACAAAGAATCAAGctcaagaatgaacaaagaatcaAGCACTGCTCTGAAGTTTTGCTGGCAGCTTATTAAAACACGTCTAGTGCACATTAAAGACATGACCCTTTGATTTCTTGGTTGTTTGTTTGGAGGATTGGGGGTTCAGCCAGGTTTATGGTTCAGTGCTGATGCTTTCCTATTTTTTCTTAAACTCAGCGTGTCATTTTTAGTTGCCATTCCCTTATTAGGATCCCCTCAATCCTTCGTTGGAATATGTAGTTGTTTTCTGCGGTGAAAGGGACGCTTTTTACTCGAGTCCGTTACAGAAGTACCAATAATTACTTGGGATTCTACTTGCGCTAAGAAACTTTTGCCTTTTCTTCTTGAGCAAGATGTTTAGCACTGGCATCTAATTTTTTATACttagttttttatattatatttggtTCTATGATGTCTGAATTTCTGGGTGGTTCTGTCTTGCCTTGTCAATTTATGTAGTGGCCTAAAACGAACACTTTAAATTGAGACCATTGTCTGAAATTACTCAAATTTAACGTATGAGAACATACATATCAATGTTCATCTGAAGTATGAAACATAATATGAACTTTGATGAGTGCAAACATGATTGCTGGTCCCCATAAATACTTACAAATTTTCAAAGAATCATATCTGATTCAAAGGACTCTTGTTCAAATCCTGATACCGCCAATTTGTTGAAGTATTGACTAGCTGCAACTTAGCTAATAGTAGTAGGGTTGGGTTAGCCTCCCGGGTAAGTCCCTGGATCCCCGTTCCATGCGTGTCTTGACCTGGTAGCTAAGCAAACAACAATATGTTAAGACTAGGGAAGCTATATTGATCACAGCCCTAGTACATTGTATGTTTTGGTTCATTGAATATACGCTCTTTCCCATCATGCTGTGTAACTAAAGAGAGTAGATCACTTTTTGGTGCTTAAGAATTAAGATGTATCTTTGGACTATGGTATATTTTTGCTTCTCTCTTGGCCTTGTTAGATCACAGGATACAGATAACAAATCTATTCCTTGATAAGGATGTATTGTTGTTTGCCATGATTGGTGGACCACTTGTTAGTTTGGGTTAAATTTGTTTGATCTTGTTTAGGATTGTCACTCTTCAGTCCTATATCTGTATCAGTCTGCGACTCTGCCTGTTAATTGATCTTACTGTGAGTAGTCATGTAAAACTAAAAAGTCTGCCTATATGTTGTGATGCACATCCGATTGTTTCCACTTTTGAGGGTGCTTAGGCCTTGTAAATTGGAATACATCACCCATCATGTAAACTAGTCATCACCAAGTATATTATGTTTGCCTAATTTTCCGTGGTTCAGTCCGTTTCATCAAGAAATAAATTTCTTTGGCCCTCATTTGAGATCTATGTTGCTGTGTGTTGCCTGAAAATTCACTTTAATTGAAGTATCGGCTTTATTTTCTGTGCATGGGACTCAGATTTTCAAACTAAAATGGCTTTAGTGAAGGCTATTTTTCATATATACATCGGATATTTGGATTTTATAAACTTCTTAGAGCATCATAACGATGTGGACTTGTTAGAATGAAGTCTTTTGACattgtcatttgtcattgatctcTTGTATCATCAATTATTGACCGTGAACAGTTTCAATTTTTAGATGCCGAGTTTAGGAACACGGGATTGGAACGATCACAGAATTTGGCAAAAGATTTAGAGTGGTTCAAAGAGCAAGGGCATTCTATCCCTGAGCCATCAGAACCTGGTGAAACATATGCAAAATATCTTGAAGAATTAGCACAAAAAGATCCTCAGGCATTCATCTGTCATTTCTATAATGTTTATTTTGCCCATTCTGCTGGGGGTATCATGATCGGAAGAAAGGTATATTCCTTACGATATATCTCTCGTGTTGCATTACATAAAGCTTCATATAACCTTGACATACCTTATCTTCCATAATTATGTGAGGCATTCTTAATGTGCTTAGTAGTGCCTCTACATTTGtagattagtttttttattttttgtttctgtTGTTTTAGTCTATGTTGATATCGTTATGCCTAACACTTAAGATAGAAGTCAATTTGTCATCCCTTCTTGACTCTATACTGCAAAAGACTTCCTTCTCATCTCTCGATTGTAACATCAACTTTCATGCTTTCTATTATGAAAAATGCGAGAAAGTCACTATTGGTTCTGCTGCCATGGAAAAAAAACCGCGGTTACAGATTCGTTTGCGGGAACGGTCGCAATGTCTTGTAAAATGGCTATAACAAAGTAATAACGTGAATTGTGGCCGTTGTGGTGtgatttttgacaaaaaaacaaaaatcacataAGGGGAGTTTTGAAATcataattgcatttttgttgttgaactactattattatgcaataatatgcCACAGCTATTATAATTGCAATATTTGAGGTTCTTTTAGTGAATAATTATTTAACTTATAAGTTATTAgtcaattattttgtttatcaactaaaattatgagtaattattatttaagtgatcgaaataattaaagttgatgggtattaatgaaattttaacatGGAGACAAATAATGTTGTAACGGTAAAATATCGCTTTAATGGTAAAACAACGGCATTACACATTATGTAACGGTGAACGCCGCATTTTGACTGAAATTTCATGCACCGTTATATAACGGGATTTCAAGTCGCGACAACTCTCAAAAAAGGTTACATAACGGTTGTTCGTAACGTAACGGGGGAGTTTCTATTCCATGTCTGTTGCAGTAGTAACATATAGGTGATAAAAAAGCCTTTCTTCACATAAGTTTTTGTTATTCAAATATGTAAACCTATTACTTCCCATTTATGCCAAATTGTCAATTATATTTGAACTACATGTTCTAAATGTAGTAATTTGATGCTAAATCTAGTTTAACCATGGGAACTGTAGTTTTTATAGTGCCTCTGATATTGCCACCCTCGAAGAATACTAGTTGAAGTTGAACAAAGAGCAATACATCTGATTTTCTTGCTCTACTGTTTCTCTCTATATCAGTCGTACTTGTCTACCCATGTTGGACTTGGCAATTTTACGAAAAATCCCAATATTTTGAACTAGATTGAAGTGTCCTAGTCTCCTATCCATATCCGTGAGTCAAGGATTTGA of the Amaranthus tricolor cultivar Red isolate AtriRed21 chromosome 6, ASM2621246v1, whole genome shotgun sequence genome contains:
- the LOC130815258 gene encoding heme oxygenase 1, chloroplastic; the encoded protein is MASIASIPQTQLFIKKPISSFKQIINTSHKVSIIRRNFNHNFAAMVLGKIENSKMKFKASMMTTSAEVKKGFVEEMRSVAMKLHTKEQAPKEGEKVAKGPEEKSPAKWDPTIEGYLKFLVDSKLVYDTLERIVQEAPIPYYAEFRNTGLERSQNLAKDLEWFKEQGHSIPEPSEPGETYAKYLEELAQKDPQAFICHFYNVYFAHSAGGIMIGRKVAEKILNKKELEFYKWDGDLKQLLQNVREKLNKVAESWTREEKNHCLEETEKSFMYSGKILRLIFA